The following proteins are encoded in a genomic region of Mahella australiensis 50-1 BON:
- the argS gene encoding arginine--tRNA ligase, with protein sequence MMIFDIQLADELSAIAHLPVQEISDMLEIPPDRQLGDRAFPCFKLAKTMRKNPQLIAQEIADHIKKPNFIERIETKGAYVNFFFNRAVFAQTVLEDILNKGERYGSSDKGNGSVICIDFSAPNIAKPFHIGHLRSTVIGNSLYKIYEFLGYKCIGINHLGDWGTQFGKLITAYKHWGIKDDLEKEPIRALLDIYVKFHDEAEKDPSLEDEARMWFKRMEDGDEEALSLWRWFKDLSLREFNKIYDMLGVKFDYYTGESFYNDKMDRVVELLQEKGLLTESQGALVVDLSQYDMPPCMIKKTDGTTLYATRDITAAIYRKETFDFDKCLYVVAYQQDLHFRQLFKVIELMGFDWYDKLFHVPFGMVSMEEGTLSTRKGRVVFLEDVLQKAVDRTLDIIKEKNPGLENKEDVAKQVGIGAVVFHDLINNRIKDIVFSWDQVLNFDGETGPYVQYAHARAMSILAKATQTITGEMGGDLLTEDETLELIDLLARFPEAIEAACQANEPSIVARHTIDIAQAFNKFYKNHMVIVEDDELQRARLTLVYATAQVIRIGLGLLGIQAPAKM encoded by the coding sequence ATGATGATTTTTGATATACAACTGGCTGATGAATTAAGCGCCATTGCGCATTTACCGGTTCAAGAAATAAGCGATATGTTGGAGATACCGCCGGACAGGCAATTGGGCGACCGAGCCTTTCCGTGCTTTAAGTTAGCCAAAACCATGCGGAAAAATCCTCAGCTTATTGCACAGGAAATCGCTGACCATATAAAAAAACCGAATTTTATTGAACGGATAGAAACCAAGGGCGCTTATGTTAATTTCTTTTTTAACAGGGCTGTATTTGCCCAAACAGTATTAGAAGATATTTTGAATAAAGGCGAGCGCTATGGTTCATCTGATAAGGGAAACGGAAGTGTCATATGCATTGATTTCTCGGCTCCCAATATAGCCAAGCCCTTTCATATAGGTCATCTTCGTTCTACCGTTATAGGGAATTCACTCTATAAGATATATGAATTTTTGGGCTATAAATGTATAGGTATAAATCATCTTGGGGACTGGGGCACTCAGTTCGGCAAGCTTATAACAGCCTATAAGCACTGGGGGATAAAAGATGACCTGGAGAAAGAGCCTATAAGAGCCCTATTAGATATATATGTGAAATTTCATGATGAAGCCGAAAAAGATCCTTCACTGGAAGACGAAGCACGCATGTGGTTCAAACGTATGGAGGATGGTGATGAGGAGGCTCTCAGCTTATGGCGTTGGTTTAAGGATTTGAGCTTGCGCGAATTCAATAAGATATATGACATGCTCGGCGTTAAATTTGATTATTATACGGGTGAAAGCTTTTATAACGATAAAATGGATAGGGTGGTAGAATTGCTCCAGGAAAAGGGCTTGTTGACAGAGAGCCAGGGAGCACTTGTCGTGGATTTAAGCCAATATGATATGCCGCCGTGCATGATAAAGAAAACCGATGGCACCACGCTTTATGCTACGAGGGATATAACAGCCGCCATATATCGCAAAGAGACATTTGACTTCGATAAATGCCTGTATGTCGTAGCTTATCAACAGGACCTGCATTTCAGGCAATTGTTTAAGGTTATAGAGCTTATGGGTTTTGATTGGTATGACAAGCTGTTTCATGTTCCTTTCGGGATGGTTAGCATGGAAGAAGGTACGCTCTCTACGCGCAAAGGACGCGTTGTTTTCCTCGAAGATGTGTTGCAAAAGGCTGTCGATAGAACGCTCGATATAATAAAAGAGAAAAATCCGGGTTTGGAAAATAAAGAGGATGTAGCAAAACAGGTTGGCATTGGGGCGGTTGTATTCCATGACCTCATAAATAATCGCATAAAGGATATAGTATTCTCATGGGATCAAGTCCTCAATTTCGACGGAGAAACCGGTCCGTATGTGCAATATGCTCATGCACGGGCTATGAGCATATTGGCAAAGGCGACGCAAACAATAACCGGTGAAATGGGAGGCGATCTACTTACAGAAGATGAGACACTGGAGTTGATAGATCTTTTGGCTCGCTTTCCGGAAGCCATAGAAGCTGCATGCCAGGCTAATGAACCATCTATTGTGGCACGGCATACTATAGATATAGCGCAGGCTTTCAATAAATTCTATAAAAACCATATGGTTATAGTAGAGGATGATGAGCTGCAAAGGGCAAGGCTTACGCTGGTATATGCCACAGCTCAGGTTATACGTATTGGTTTGGGCCTACTCGGCATACAAGCACCGGCTAAAATGTGA
- the thrS gene encoding threonine--tRNA ligase, whose amino-acid sequence MKIKLKDGSIKEYSEGITPAQIAADISAGLAREALAALVNGQVMDLSMPIYEDADLALLTFDDEDGKKAYWHTTSHIMAQAVLRLFPEAKLAIGPAIDNGFYYDFDIDKPFTPEDLISIEEEMRKIIKEDLSLERFELPRDEAVKFMQERNQPYKVELIEALPENAVISFYKQGEFVDLCAGPHIPSTGKIKAVKLLSVAGAYWRGDEHNKMLQRIYGISFPKKSMLDEYLTRIEEAKQRDHRKLGQELDLFSLHEEGPGFPFFHPKGMIIRNVLEDFWRKEHRKHGYEEIKTPIILNKELWIQSGHWDHYKDNMYFTKIDDQDYAIKPMNCPGSMIMYKRTMHSYKELPIRLCELGLVHRHEKSGVLHGLMRVRCFTQDDAHIFMLPSQVTDEIIGVIDLIDYFYSLFGFKYHVELSTRPEDSMGTDEQWEMATEALKVALGKKGLDYKVNEGDGAFYGPKIDFHLEDSIGRTWQCGTIQLDFQMPERFDLTYIGEDSEKHRPVMLHRVIFGSIERFIAILTEHYAGALPTWLAPVQVKILPITDRSLEYARSLQMHLEELDIRTELDNRNEKIGYKIRAAQIEKVPYMLVIGDKEVENVAVSVRSRSKGDMGSMSVDDFENLIKTEIKSKKAID is encoded by the coding sequence ATAAAGATAAAGCTAAAAGATGGATCGATTAAAGAATATAGTGAAGGTATTACACCGGCTCAAATAGCAGCCGACATAAGCGCAGGACTGGCGAGAGAAGCATTGGCCGCACTTGTGAACGGGCAGGTAATGGATTTGAGCATGCCAATTTACGAAGATGCCGACTTGGCATTGTTGACCTTTGATGATGAAGACGGTAAAAAAGCCTATTGGCATACTACATCCCATATAATGGCGCAGGCTGTATTGAGGCTTTTCCCTGAGGCAAAGCTGGCTATAGGGCCGGCCATAGACAACGGCTTTTATTATGATTTCGATATCGATAAACCTTTTACGCCTGAGGATTTAATCAGTATAGAAGAAGAAATGCGAAAGATAATAAAAGAGGATTTATCGTTGGAGCGTTTTGAATTACCACGGGACGAAGCTGTAAAATTTATGCAGGAAAGAAACCAGCCATACAAGGTAGAACTTATAGAGGCGCTGCCCGAGAACGCCGTAATATCATTCTATAAGCAAGGGGAATTTGTGGATCTTTGCGCCGGTCCCCATATACCGTCTACCGGTAAGATCAAGGCGGTGAAGCTGCTCAGCGTTGCTGGGGCCTATTGGCGAGGAGATGAGCACAATAAGATGTTGCAGCGCATATATGGTATCTCATTTCCCAAAAAAAGCATGTTGGATGAATACCTCACTCGCATAGAAGAAGCTAAGCAACGCGACCATAGAAAATTGGGGCAGGAACTGGATCTTTTCAGCCTTCATGAGGAAGGGCCGGGCTTTCCGTTTTTCCATCCAAAAGGTATGATCATACGCAATGTGTTAGAAGATTTCTGGCGCAAAGAGCATAGGAAACACGGCTATGAGGAGATAAAAACGCCTATAATATTGAATAAAGAGCTGTGGATACAGTCCGGCCATTGGGACCATTATAAAGATAATATGTATTTTACTAAAATAGACGACCAAGATTATGCTATAAAGCCCATGAATTGTCCGGGTAGCATGATAATGTATAAGCGGACCATGCACAGCTATAAAGAGCTTCCCATACGCTTGTGCGAATTAGGTCTTGTGCATCGTCACGAAAAATCTGGCGTACTACATGGGCTTATGCGTGTGCGCTGTTTTACCCAGGACGACGCTCATATATTCATGTTGCCGTCGCAGGTAACCGATGAGATAATAGGCGTTATAGATTTGATAGATTACTTTTATAGTCTGTTTGGTTTTAAGTATCATGTGGAGTTGTCTACGCGTCCCGAGGACTCCATGGGCACCGACGAACAATGGGAGATGGCCACTGAAGCGCTTAAAGTAGCGCTGGGAAAGAAAGGCTTGGATTATAAGGTGAATGAAGGTGATGGTGCGTTTTATGGGCCTAAGATAGATTTTCACCTAGAAGATAGTATTGGGAGAACATGGCAATGCGGCACTATACAGCTTGATTTCCAGATGCCCGAGCGCTTTGACTTAACGTATATAGGTGAGGATAGCGAAAAGCACCGTCCGGTCATGCTGCACCGCGTTATATTTGGTAGCATAGAACGGTTTATCGCTATATTAACTGAACATTATGCTGGCGCTTTGCCAACCTGGCTGGCACCCGTTCAAGTAAAGATTTTACCCATAACTGATCGTTCGCTCGAATATGCACGCAGTTTACAAATGCACTTGGAAGAACTGGATATACGCACTGAGCTCGACAACCGCAATGAGAAGATAGGCTATAAGATAAGAGCGGCTCAGATAGAGAAAGTGCCGTATATGCTGGTTATCGGGGATAAAGAAGTGGAAAACGTCGCGGTGTCGGTGCGCTCTCGCTCCAAAGGTGATATGGGGAGCATGAGCGTGGATGATTTCGAAAACCTCATAAAAACTGAAATAAAATCGAAAAAAGCCATTGACTGA
- the infC gene encoding translation initiation factor IF-3 produces the protein MVNEEIREKEVRVVDVDGKQLGIMPLRQALELAQRKQLDLVNVAPQATPPVCRIMDYGKYKYEAIKQEKEAKKNQRIIDIKEIRLSTTIEEHDIDVKIKNAIKFLKNGDKVKVTVRFRGRQITHPDIAAEILKNFAEKVAEVGTIEKAPQMDGRNMLMILTPKADVK, from the coding sequence ATGGTAAATGAGGAGATACGGGAAAAAGAGGTCCGCGTAGTCGATGTGGACGGTAAGCAGTTGGGTATTATGCCGCTTCGTCAGGCGCTGGAATTAGCGCAGAGAAAGCAGTTGGATCTCGTAAATGTGGCTCCTCAGGCAACTCCACCTGTATGCAGGATAATGGACTATGGTAAGTATAAGTATGAAGCCATCAAACAAGAAAAGGAAGCTAAGAAGAATCAAAGGATAATAGACATCAAGGAAATCAGGCTTTCCACTACTATAGAGGAACACGATATAGATGTGAAAATAAAGAATGCTATAAAGTTCCTTAAAAACGGCGATAAGGTGAAGGTGACAGTGAGGTTCAGAGGCAGGCAGATAACTCATCCGGATATAGCCGCTGAAATATTGAAAAATTTTGCTGAGAAGGTAGCCGAAGTGGGTACAATAGAAAAAGCCCCGCAGATGGATGGAAGGAATATGCTGATGATACTGACGCCAAAAGCTGATGTGAAGTGA
- the rpmI gene encoding 50S ribosomal protein L35, with amino-acid sequence MPKMKTHRGAAKRFRVTASGKIKRGKAYRSHILTKKTTKRKRNLRKIAYMSDADQKNIKELLPYK; translated from the coding sequence ATGCCTAAAATGAAAACGCACAGAGGTGCTGCTAAACGCTTTCGCGTTACGGCCAGCGGTAAGATCAAAAGAGGTAAGGCTTATAGAAGCCATATACTGACAAAAAAGACTACCAAGCGTAAAAGGAATCTACGCAAAATAGCCTATATGAGCGATGCTGATCAGAAGAATATAAAAGAGCTTTTGCCATATAAGTAA
- the rplT gene encoding 50S ribosomal protein L20, with product MARVKSGVTTHRRHKKVLKLAKGYWGGKSKQYKAANEAVMKALAYAYVGRKLRKRDFRRLWIARINAASRMNGLSYSKFINGLKKAGIEINRKMLAEMAVSDSKAFTQLVEVAKQQMGA from the coding sequence ATGGCTAGAGTAAAATCGGGTGTAACCACCCATAGAAGGCATAAAAAAGTATTAAAATTAGCTAAAGGTTATTGGGGCGGAAAAAGTAAGCAGTACAAAGCAGCTAATGAAGCTGTTATGAAAGCGTTGGCATACGCTTATGTCGGTCGTAAACTGCGCAAGCGTGATTTCCGCAGGCTCTGGATAGCGCGTATAAATGCCGCATCTCGCATGAACGGCTTATCATATAGTAAATTTATAAACGGTCTTAAGAAAGCCGGAATAGAGATAAACAGAAAAATGCTGGCTGAAATGGCCGTAAGCGACAGCAAGGCGTTTACCCAATTAGTAGAAGTGGCCAAACAGCAAATGGGTGCATAA